A window of Kiritimatiellaceae bacterium contains these coding sequences:
- a CDS encoding ATP-dependent Clp protease ATP-binding subunit: MENFTPRAQRVLHLARKEAEQFNHNYVGTEHILLGLVALGSGVAVSALQSMGVDLQSLRLEVEKAVGTGTDTKTAGNIPFTPRAKKVLALATSEARSLNHSYVGTEHILLGLLREGEGIAARVLENMGVDLEEAREEIMAMLDPDYDGSMEVNEEEAPAYGTQPKAADGQAIKTPALNAFGRDLTEMAKKGELDPVIGRKNEIERVIQILCRRTKNNPVLLGEAGVGKTAIAEGLAQSIADGTVPQLLADKKVITLDLALMVAGTKYRGQFEERIKAVMDEIRKTKNTLLFLDELHTIVGAGSAEGTMDAANIIKPALSRGELQCIGATTLNEYRKSIEKDAALERRFQTVMVNEPTIEETVQILKGLRPKYEEHHHTKISDAALDAAAKLSARYLPDRFLPDKAIDLIDEAGARSHIANMVKPPEFQEIRQRLTEAQHKKDAAIREQKFEEAAAMRDAERKAKEEFDAAMKAWESTQKENLSTVDEEEIRIIVSKWTGVPVDKMGEQALAKLLQMEAQIEKSVVGQNEAVSAISRALRRSRAELKDPRRPIGSFAFLGPTGVGKTMLAKELARFMFDDPNALIQIDMSEYMEKFSSSRLVGSPPGYVGHDEGGQLTERVRRRPYSVVLFDEVEKAHPDVMHMLLQILEEGRLTDSLGRSVDFRNTIVIMTSNVGASHISKGGLGFAPEREENDYEKLKAVMMAACKETFKPELVNRLDDIIVFRQLNEKDIEIILGLEIARVQERVSGRKITINLSEEAKQFLIKKGFDKAYGARQLRRSVERNLEDPLAEAILRGEVTSDKPVAVGLVDDKLTFVQI, translated from the coding sequence ATGGAAAACTTTACTCCCAGAGCTCAGCGTGTTCTGCATCTGGCCCGCAAGGAAGCCGAGCAGTTTAACCATAACTATGTCGGCACGGAGCACATCCTGCTCGGCCTCGTCGCGCTTGGCAGCGGCGTGGCGGTCAGTGCGCTACAATCGATGGGCGTCGATTTGCAGTCGCTCCGCCTTGAAGTTGAAAAAGCGGTCGGCACCGGAACCGACACCAAAACGGCCGGCAATATTCCGTTTACGCCGCGCGCCAAAAAAGTACTGGCGCTGGCGACCAGCGAGGCCCGCTCGCTCAACCACAGCTACGTCGGCACCGAACATATTCTCCTTGGCCTGCTCCGCGAAGGCGAGGGCATCGCCGCCCGTGTGCTCGAAAACATGGGCGTGGATTTAGAAGAAGCCCGTGAAGAAATTATGGCCATGCTCGATCCGGACTATGACGGCTCGATGGAGGTGAACGAAGAAGAAGCTCCGGCATACGGTACACAGCCCAAAGCCGCTGACGGTCAGGCAATCAAAACACCTGCGCTTAACGCCTTCGGGCGCGATCTCACCGAAATGGCAAAGAAGGGTGAGCTTGATCCGGTAATCGGCCGGAAAAACGAAATCGAACGCGTCATTCAGATTCTCTGCCGCCGCACCAAAAACAATCCGGTGCTGCTCGGCGAAGCGGGCGTCGGTAAAACCGCCATCGCCGAAGGACTGGCGCAATCCATCGCTGACGGCACGGTTCCGCAACTGCTGGCCGATAAAAAAGTGATCACGCTCGACCTGGCACTGATGGTGGCCGGAACCAAATACCGCGGACAGTTTGAAGAGCGCATCAAAGCGGTCATGGATGAAATCCGCAAAACGAAAAACACGCTTTTGTTCCTTGATGAGCTGCATACGATCGTCGGCGCCGGTTCCGCCGAAGGAACGATGGATGCCGCCAACATTATCAAACCGGCGCTGTCGCGCGGCGAACTGCAATGCATCGGTGCTACGACACTGAACGAATACCGCAAGTCGATTGAAAAAGATGCCGCGCTCGAACGCCGGTTTCAAACGGTGATGGTGAATGAGCCGACCATTGAAGAGACCGTACAGATTCTCAAAGGGCTTCGTCCGAAATACGAAGAGCATCACCACACCAAAATCAGCGACGCCGCACTCGATGCCGCCGCCAAGCTTTCCGCCCGCTATCTGCCCGACCGGTTCCTGCCGGATAAGGCGATTGATCTGATCGACGAAGCCGGTGCGCGCAGTCATATCGCCAATATGGTCAAGCCGCCGGAGTTTCAGGAAATCCGTCAGCGGCTGACTGAGGCACAGCATAAAAAAGACGCGGCCATCCGCGAACAGAAGTTCGAAGAAGCCGCCGCGATGCGCGATGCTGAACGCAAGGCCAAGGAAGAATTCGATGCCGCCATGAAAGCATGGGAATCGACGCAGAAAGAAAACCTTTCGACGGTTGATGAGGAGGAAATCCGAATCATCGTTTCCAAGTGGACCGGCGTACCGGTTGATAAAATGGGCGAGCAGGCGCTCGCCAAACTTCTCCAGATGGAAGCGCAGATTGAAAAGAGCGTTGTCGGACAGAACGAAGCGGTCTCGGCGATCAGCCGCGCATTGCGCCGTTCGCGCGCCGAACTGAAAGATCCGCGCCGTCCGATCGGTTCATTTGCTTTCCTCGGCCCGACCGGCGTCGGCAAAACGATGCTCGCCAAAGAACTGGCGCGCTTCATGTTTGACGACCCTAATGCACTGATTCAGATCGACATGTCCGAGTACATGGAAAAATTCTCTTCATCACGTCTTGTCGGTTCGCCGCCCGGTTACGTCGGGCACGATGAGGGCGGACAGCTCACGGAACGCGTGCGGCGTCGTCCTTACTCCGTTGTACTTTTCGACGAAGTTGAAAAAGCGCATCCGGATGTCATGCACATGCTGTTGCAGATTCTGGAAGAGGGCCGCCTGACCGACAGTCTCGGACGCAGTGTGGACTTCCGCAATACGATCGTCATCATGACCTCCAACGTCGGCGCCAGCCACATTTCCAAAGGCGGGCTGGGTTTTGCGCCGGAACGCGAAGAGAACGATTACGAGAAGCTGAAAGCCGTTATGATGGCCGCCTGCAAGGAAACCTTTAAGCCGGAACTGGTCAACCGTCTCGATGACATCATCGTTTTCCGTCAGCTCAACGAAAAAGATATCGAGATCATCCTCGGTCTCGAAATCGCCCGGGTTCAGGAACGGGTTTCAGGCCGCAAGATCACGATCAATCTGTCGGAAGAGGCCAAGCAGTTCCTGATCAAAAAAGGATTCGACAAGGCGTACGGTGCGCGGCAGTTGCGCCGTTCGGTCGAACGCAATCTGGAAGATCCGCTGGCTGAAGCGATTCTGCGCGGTGAAGTTACAAGCGATAAACCGGTGGCGGTCGGTCTGGTTGACGACAAGCTGACCTTTGTTCAGATCTGA
- the malQ gene encoding 4-alpha-glucanotransferase, translating into MNFKRKSGILLHITSLPGRWGLGELGPQARAFGHVLAAAGQKLWQILPTGPVGYGYSPYSSLSAFAGNHLLISFDELIEDGLLTEKRLKIFPQFNSNQIDFPAVIEAREKILFRVADRFEPNASFAEFCEREADWLDDYTLFMAIRETHGNRPWTEWPAELRDRDSKALEKARRKLARRIRRHAVLQYLFSTHWERTAEFFRTLDISVVGDIPIFVAGDSADVWANRNLFFLHADGTPSVVAGVPPDYFSATGQRWGNPLYDWAAHRETNYAWWTRRMCHILNMTDIVRIDHFRGFEDYWEIPANEPTAIHGRWVKGPGLELFQMLEKQLRCGTEFSPGLGKKFRLDEHVIAENLGIITDEVEALREACGFPGMWILQFRFGAEPMGRPGYCPEGTEKNWAVYTGTHDNDTTQSWLEQIDGLERSRVHDYLQTDGIATHRDLMELALRAPAKWSVLPLQDVLGLGGAARMNMPGTTQGNWDWRFSEDMVSPETIRWLHDAVQRNGRLGVE; encoded by the coding sequence ATGAATTTTAAACGCAAAAGCGGAATTTTACTCCACATCACCTCACTGCCGGGGCGCTGGGGGTTGGGCGAACTTGGCCCGCAGGCGCGAGCCTTCGGTCATGTTCTTGCCGCAGCCGGACAAAAGCTATGGCAGATTCTTCCAACGGGGCCGGTCGGTTACGGGTATTCGCCGTATTCGTCACTGTCGGCTTTTGCCGGAAACCATTTGCTGATCAGTTTTGACGAATTGATCGAAGATGGGCTGCTGACGGAAAAACGGCTGAAAATTTTTCCGCAGTTTAATTCTAACCAGATTGATTTTCCGGCGGTGATCGAAGCCCGCGAAAAAATTCTATTCCGCGTCGCCGACCGGTTTGAACCGAATGCCAGCTTTGCGGAATTCTGTGAACGCGAGGCGGATTGGTTGGACGATTATACGCTTTTCATGGCAATTCGTGAAACACACGGCAACCGTCCGTGGACGGAATGGCCTGCCGAACTGCGCGATCGCGATTCCAAGGCGCTGGAAAAAGCACGGCGCAAGCTGGCCAGACGGATTCGCCGCCACGCAGTGCTTCAATATTTGTTTTCCACTCATTGGGAAAGGACGGCGGAGTTTTTCCGGACGCTGGATATTTCGGTTGTCGGCGATATTCCGATTTTTGTCGCCGGTGATTCCGCCGATGTCTGGGCAAACCGCAATCTGTTTTTTCTGCACGCTGACGGCACGCCGTCGGTTGTTGCCGGTGTTCCGCCGGATTATTTTTCTGCGACCGGCCAGCGCTGGGGCAATCCGCTTTACGACTGGGCGGCGCACCGCGAAACGAACTATGCGTGGTGGACCCGCCGGATGTGCCACATTCTGAATATGACGGACATCGTTCGTATCGACCATTTTCGCGGCTTTGAGGACTACTGGGAAATTCCGGCGAATGAACCGACAGCGATTCATGGTCGCTGGGTGAAAGGGCCGGGGCTCGAACTCTTTCAGATGCTGGAAAAGCAACTGCGTTGCGGCACAGAATTTTCCCCAGGCCTCGGAAAGAAGTTCCGGTTAGATGAGCATGTGATTGCCGAAAATCTCGGGATCATTACGGACGAAGTGGAAGCGTTGCGCGAGGCATGCGGTTTCCCCGGCATGTGGATTCTCCAGTTCCGGTTCGGCGCGGAACCAATGGGCCGTCCGGGCTATTGTCCTGAAGGAACCGAGAAAAACTGGGCGGTTTATACCGGCACGCACGATAACGATACAACGCAAAGCTGGCTGGAGCAGATTGATGGTTTGGAACGCAGTCGTGTTCACGATTACCTGCAAACAGATGGTATAGCAACGCACCGCGACTTGATGGAGCTGGCACTGCGCGCGCCGGCAAAGTGGTCGGTTCTGCCGCTTCAGGATGTGCTGGGGCTGGGCGGCGCGGCGCGGATGAATATGCCGGGCACGACGCAGGGGAATTGGGATTGGCGGTTTTCGGAGGATATGGTAAGCCCTGAAACAATCCGCTGGCTGCATGATGCGGTACAGCGAAACGGACGATTAGGAGTGGAGTAA
- a CDS encoding carboxy terminal-processing peptidase: protein MRKYPLYLLLLAAALTGCGKPEASAGATNAPPQDALPSGRIATRVADRLPHIHLNRDNFNDAIATNALSLFIDSLDYDHTFFLASDIAGFQLQATNLDNQVAAGDTSFAQVVFDIFKERVTNRVAYANQLLDKGLDTDTQETYRWKRETAPWPVDQAEWDDLWRKKVKNDYVARLAAIESGENDEKAEGTNVVAKTAKILSPVEFVRERYKQYQLLIESNLDNEALLQRYLSAFTHSYDPHSDYLSPRGVEDFDINMSLSLVGIGATLRSEDGMAKIMQLIAGGPAEQDGRLQAGDKIIAVAQGDKEPVSILYWPLSKAVRIIRGEKGTKVVLTVIPADDATGTRTKIIDIVRDEVKLEAQAAKGTVREFKEPNGASYRVGVLTLPEFYADFEAARNGDATARRSSTDVHRILNEFATNHLDGVILDLRNNGGGSLTEAIDIAGLFISTGPIVQVREQRGVSVLPDGDPDIVYSGPLVVLVNRLSASASEIVAAALQDYGRAVIVGDSKTHGKGTVQTVYPLSKLTEDLGSLKVTTASFYRIAGGSTQLKGVVPDVILPSLYDALEIGEEYLPHTLPWSQVRSAYYRPWAESVKPVIPGLQKNSAARMTGNPTFATFLARRDQIRKRMENPEVSLKVSDRVGEIVSEKELEKLQDETMDSKKADKDDPILAETLNILADLVDVNSSKTVVTQTQSGKPALP from the coding sequence ATGCGTAAATACCCGCTCTACCTGCTGCTGCTCGCCGCCGCCCTGACCGGATGCGGCAAGCCCGAGGCTTCCGCCGGTGCAACCAATGCACCGCCGCAGGATGCGCTTCCGTCCGGACGAATTGCCACCCGCGTAGCTGACCGCCTGCCCCATATTCATTTGAACCGTGATAATTTTAACGACGCGATTGCCACCAACGCGCTGAGCCTTTTCATTGACTCACTCGACTACGACCATACTTTTTTTCTCGCTTCCGACATTGCCGGATTTCAGTTGCAGGCAACCAATCTGGATAATCAGGTCGCCGCCGGAGACACTTCCTTTGCACAGGTTGTTTTCGACATTTTCAAGGAGCGGGTAACCAACCGCGTGGCCTACGCCAATCAACTGCTTGATAAGGGATTAGATACCGACACACAGGAAACCTACCGCTGGAAACGCGAAACCGCCCCCTGGCCCGTCGATCAGGCGGAATGGGATGATCTCTGGCGCAAAAAGGTTAAGAACGACTATGTGGCCCGGCTGGCGGCCATTGAATCCGGAGAGAATGATGAAAAAGCCGAGGGCACCAACGTCGTTGCCAAGACCGCTAAAATTCTATCGCCGGTCGAATTCGTCCGCGAACGCTACAAGCAGTATCAACTGCTGATCGAAAGCAACCTCGACAACGAAGCTCTGTTGCAACGCTACCTGAGCGCCTTCACTCACAGCTACGACCCGCACAGCGACTACCTCTCTCCGCGCGGCGTAGAAGATTTTGATATCAACATGAGCCTTTCGCTGGTCGGTATCGGTGCAACCCTGCGCAGCGAAGACGGTATGGCTAAAATTATGCAGCTCATTGCGGGCGGCCCGGCGGAACAGGACGGGCGGCTTCAGGCGGGCGATAAAATTATTGCTGTCGCGCAAGGCGATAAGGAACCGGTCAGTATTCTCTACTGGCCGCTCAGCAAAGCCGTCCGCATCATTCGCGGAGAAAAAGGAACCAAAGTCGTTCTGACTGTTATTCCCGCCGACGACGCCACCGGTACGCGCACCAAGATCATTGATATCGTCCGCGACGAAGTGAAACTGGAAGCACAGGCCGCCAAGGGCACAGTACGGGAATTCAAGGAACCCAACGGCGCGTCTTACCGCGTCGGCGTGCTCACCCTGCCCGAATTTTACGCCGACTTTGAAGCGGCCCGCAACGGCGATGCAACCGCAAGGAGATCCTCCACGGATGTACACCGCATTCTCAATGAATTTGCAACCAACCATCTCGACGGCGTCATTCTGGATCTGCGCAATAATGGCGGCGGATCACTGACGGAAGCCATTGATATTGCCGGCCTTTTCATTTCGACCGGCCCCATCGTTCAGGTGCGCGAACAGCGCGGTGTCTCCGTTCTGCCCGACGGCGACCCGGATATCGTATACAGCGGCCCGCTCGTTGTACTGGTTAACCGGCTCAGCGCCTCGGCCTCAGAAATTGTGGCGGCGGCGCTGCAGGACTATGGCCGCGCTGTAATTGTCGGCGACAGCAAGACGCATGGCAAGGGCACCGTGCAAACCGTCTATCCGCTTTCCAAACTCACGGAAGACCTCGGCTCGCTCAAAGTAACCACAGCCAGCTTTTACCGCATTGCCGGAGGCTCCACACAGCTCAAAGGCGTTGTCCCCGACGTGATTCTTCCATCGCTCTACGATGCGCTGGAAATCGGCGAAGAATATCTGCCGCACACCCTGCCCTGGTCGCAGGTGCGCAGCGCCTACTACCGTCCTTGGGCCGAATCTGTCAAACCGGTCATTCCCGGTCTGCAGAAAAACTCCGCGGCACGTATGACCGGAAACCCGACGTTTGCCACATTTCTTGCCCGCCGTGACCAGATTCGCAAACGGATGGAAAACCCGGAAGTTTCACTGAAGGTTTCCGACCGCGTCGGCGAAATCGTCAGCGAAAAGGAACTGGAAAAACTTCAGGACGAGACCATGGATAGCAAGAAGGCGGATAAAGACGATCCGATCCTTGCCGAGACGCTCAACATTCTTGCCGATCTGGTGGATGTCAATTCGAGCAAAACGGTGGTCACTCAGACACAGTCAGGAAAGCCCGCTCTTCCTTGA
- the lpoB gene encoding penicillin-binding protein activator LpoB, with product MKKVYFSLCLTCCAVLLAGCATKVKEVPLDRTAATTKIEPQDIRRTVEKMVESLLVAPGVKEFVSNRRPVLDVEPMQNRTSQHIDMVSLTESVRMQLLRSGVFRFVDRSSTGTAANDVERINQENQLGLVDASKAVKAGQQTALDMYLTGTLSEIKNTTGRTTDQYYKFSMILKDLKTGEIVWADEQEIRKASTKPVINW from the coding sequence ATGAAAAAAGTATATTTCTCTCTGTGTCTCACCTGTTGCGCGGTGCTTCTTGCCGGATGTGCCACTAAAGTCAAAGAAGTGCCGCTCGACCGCACCGCTGCCACCACAAAAATTGAACCGCAGGATATTCGCCGCACGGTTGAGAAAATGGTGGAGTCTCTGTTGGTTGCTCCCGGCGTGAAGGAATTTGTCAGCAACCGCCGTCCTGTTCTGGATGTCGAGCCGATGCAAAACCGCACGTCACAGCATATCGACATGGTCAGCCTGACCGAATCGGTGCGCATGCAGCTGCTGCGTTCCGGAGTCTTCCGCTTTGTGGATCGTTCATCCACTGGAACAGCGGCCAACGACGTCGAGCGAATCAATCAGGAAAACCAGTTGGGCCTGGTTGACGCATCCAAGGCGGTTAAAGCCGGACAGCAGACGGCTTTGGACATGTACCTGACCGGCACGCTGTCGGAAATTAAGAATACGACAGGGCGGACGACCGATCAGTACTACAAGTTTTCCATGATCCTGAAAGATCTGAAAACCGGGGAAATTGTCTGGGCGGACGAACAGGAAATCCGTAAGGCCAGCACCAAGCCGGTTATCAACTGGTAA
- the pgi gene encoding glucose-6-phosphate isomerase — translation MLTKSAEWKELSKHWKKTESQHLRDLFAADPQRAETFSLNACDLLLDYSKNRITDETLCLLVDLAEVTGLRRKIEAMFTGAKINRTEDRAVLHTALRAPRDTEVLMNGENVMPGIHEVLDQMEVFSNRVRSGEWKGYTGKPIKNIVNIGIGGSDLGPVMAYEALKPYTQRNLTFRFVSNVDGTHIAEAVRDLNADETLFIVASKTFTTQETMTNAETARTWLLESLKDKAAVAKHFVALSTNAAEVSKFGIDTANMFGFWDWVGGRYSLCSAIGLPVMIAVGPENFRKMLAGFHAMDCHFRTAPFEENMPVILALLGIWYNNFFNAETQAILPYDQYLSRFAAYFQQGDMESNGKYITQDGKRVEWQTGPVIWGEPGTNGQHAFYQLIHQGTKLIPCDFIGFAKSHNPLGNHHAKLMANFFAQTEALAFGKTAEELKAEKTPAELIPHKTFEGNRPTNTIMAEKLTPEVLGQLIALYEHKIFAQGMIWDIFSFDQWGVQLGKVLASAILPELESDAKLKHDSSTNKLIQWFRAHR, via the coding sequence ATGCTGACAAAATCCGCCGAATGGAAAGAGCTTTCCAAACACTGGAAAAAAACTGAATCGCAACACCTGCGCGACCTGTTTGCCGCCGACCCGCAGCGCGCCGAAACGTTTTCGCTGAATGCCTGCGACCTGCTTTTGGATTATTCCAAAAACCGCATCACTGACGAAACGCTTTGCCTGCTGGTTGATCTGGCCGAAGTGACCGGACTGCGCCGGAAAATTGAAGCGATGTTTACCGGCGCGAAAATTAATCGCACCGAGGATCGCGCCGTGCTGCACACCGCACTGCGCGCCCCGCGTGACACAGAGGTGCTGATGAACGGCGAAAATGTCATGCCCGGCATCCATGAGGTGCTCGATCAGATGGAGGTGTTCTCCAACCGTGTCCGCTCCGGCGAGTGGAAAGGGTATACCGGCAAGCCGATCAAAAATATCGTCAATATCGGCATCGGCGGTTCCGATCTCGGCCCCGTCATGGCCTACGAAGCGCTGAAGCCGTACACTCAGCGCAACCTGACGTTCCGGTTTGTTTCCAACGTGGACGGAACGCATATCGCCGAGGCCGTGCGCGATCTGAATGCCGACGAAACCCTTTTCATCGTTGCGTCCAAGACATTCACCACGCAGGAAACCATGACCAACGCCGAAACGGCGCGGACCTGGTTGCTGGAATCGCTGAAAGATAAAGCCGCCGTCGCCAAACATTTTGTGGCGCTTTCCACCAACGCCGCAGAAGTTTCCAAGTTCGGCATCGACACCGCCAACATGTTCGGCTTCTGGGACTGGGTTGGCGGACGCTATTCGCTCTGCTCGGCAATCGGCCTGCCGGTGATGATTGCCGTCGGCCCGGAAAACTTCCGCAAGATGCTCGCCGGTTTTCATGCGATGGACTGTCACTTCCGTACAGCTCCGTTTGAAGAAAATATGCCGGTGATCCTTGCTCTGCTCGGCATCTGGTACAACAACTTCTTCAACGCCGAGACGCAGGCGATCCTGCCGTATGACCAGTACCTGAGCCGCTTCGCCGCCTACTTCCAGCAGGGCGATATGGAATCGAACGGCAAGTACATCACGCAGGACGGCAAGCGCGTTGAGTGGCAGACCGGCCCGGTCATCTGGGGCGAGCCCGGAACCAACGGCCAGCACGCCTTCTATCAGCTGATTCATCAGGGCACCAAGCTGATCCCGTGCGACTTCATCGGCTTCGCGAAATCGCACAATCCGCTCGGCAACCACCACGCCAAACTGATGGCCAACTTCTTCGCGCAGACGGAAGCTCTGGCGTTTGGTAAAACCGCCGAAGAACTGAAAGCCGAAAAGACTCCGGCGGAACTGATTCCGCACAAAACCTTCGAAGGCAACCGTCCGACGAATACCATCATGGCGGAAAAACTGACGCCGGAAGTGCTCGGCCAGCTCATCGCGCTCTACGAACACAAAATTTTCGCGCAGGGTATGATCTGGGATATTTTCTCCTTCGACCAGTGGGGCGTGCAGCTCGGTAAAGTTCTCGCGTCGGCGATTCTTCCGGAGCTGGAAAGCGACGCGAAACTCAAGCACGACAGCTCCACCAACAAGCTGATCCAATGGTTTCGCGCTCATCGGTGA
- a CDS encoding DUF1425 domain-containing protein has product MKTSKRIIAVAVLATGLAGLSGCRNTSGTIVKTDHLTGSSMIITENARLAHRVEVASATYDEVNGLKRVHITLTSDRNKRLRVDYRICWFDANGMELDPQTKTYRNLILEGRDAVTVTGVANSPAAVSSKLRVRETSQAE; this is encoded by the coding sequence ATGAAAACATCAAAACGCATCATCGCTGTTGCCGTCTTGGCAACAGGTCTGGCCGGTCTTAGCGGCTGCAGAAACACTTCCGGAACAATCGTTAAAACCGATCATTTGACCGGATCGTCCATGATTATCACAGAAAACGCCCGGCTGGCACATCGCGTAGAGGTAGCCAGCGCAACCTACGATGAGGTCAACGGCCTGAAACGGGTTCACATCACACTGACATCTGATCGCAATAAACGGCTCCGTGTTGACTATCGTATCTGCTGGTTTGATGCCAACGGTATGGAACTCGATCCCCAGACGAAGACCTACCGGAATCTGATTCTTGAAGGACGCGATGCGGTCACGGTGACCGGCGTCGCCAATTCGCCCGCAGCCGTTTCTTCCAAATTGCGCGTTCGCGAAACATCTCAAGCTGAATAA
- a CDS encoding mechanosensitive ion channel family protein — METATVTTVVQQAAQTNSFWDFLLMILLVLSGFLAGRFMKYFCEQAIRKTPLGQSSLRRTVLELSARSTTFPATAIGICLALRLLAVKSSLRGDVTAVLITIVVTYVVYQMAELSGWWVRHLRAKTRTALDDMMEPVVRKTLRTVTVILGLVQIAQQLSDKPITSILAGLGVGGLAVALAAQDTIKNFFGSLVIFADRPFQMGDSVSVDSTEGTVEEVGMRSTRLRTVDGHLVTIPNGELANKSIRNITRRPYIKRLANIAVACDTPPGKMERALTIIKEELNRANQKMHPDMPPRVHFNEFNSASLNIQVIYWFVPASDYWAFMEFDQSFNLAVLSRFNEEGIEFAFPGRLQPRAN, encoded by the coding sequence ATGGAAACGGCGACGGTTACAACGGTTGTACAGCAGGCGGCGCAAACAAACAGCTTCTGGGATTTCCTGCTGATGATTCTGCTGGTGCTGTCCGGTTTTCTGGCCGGACGGTTTATGAAATATTTCTGCGAGCAGGCCATCCGGAAAACTCCGCTCGGCCAGAGCAGTCTGCGCCGGACGGTGCTGGAGCTGTCGGCACGTTCGACGACGTTTCCGGCGACGGCCATCGGTATTTGTCTGGCCCTGCGGCTATTGGCCGTCAAAAGCTCACTGCGCGGCGATGTAACGGCGGTGCTGATCACGATCGTCGTGACGTATGTGGTTTACCAAATGGCGGAACTTTCCGGCTGGTGGGTGCGCCATCTGAGAGCAAAAACGCGGACGGCGCTGGACGATATGATGGAGCCGGTGGTACGAAAAACACTGCGTACCGTGACGGTGATTCTCGGCCTGGTGCAAATTGCCCAGCAGTTGAGCGATAAACCGATCACTTCAATTCTCGCCGGCCTCGGCGTCGGCGGCCTGGCCGTTGCACTGGCGGCGCAGGATACGATCAAAAACTTTTTCGGCTCGCTGGTGATTTTTGCCGACCGTCCGTTTCAGATGGGCGACTCTGTCAGCGTGGATAGCACCGAAGGCACGGTGGAAGAAGTCGGAATGCGTTCGACCCGCTTGCGCACAGTTGACGGCCATCTGGTGACGATTCCGAACGGCGAGCTGGCCAATAAGAGCATTCGTAATATCACCCGGCGTCCTTATATCAAACGTCTGGCCAATATCGCCGTTGCTTGTGATACGCCGCCGGGAAAAATGGAGCGGGCACTGACGATCATCAAAGAAGAGTTGAATCGCGCCAATCAGAAGATGCATCCGGATATGCCGCCGCGCGTTCATTTTAACGAATTCAATTCGGCTTCGCTGAATATTCAAGTGATCTACTGGTTTGTTCCGGCTTCCGACTACTGGGCGTTTATGGAATTTGATCAGTCGTTTAATCTGGCTGTGCTGAGCCGGTTTAATGAAGAGGGAATCGAATTTGCATTTCCGGGCCGGTTGCAACCCCGCGCAAACTAA